The genomic segment TCCTTCGACCGTTCGGTATTTAAGACTTTTTCCCCGGTATTTCCCCCCGAAGGTAACGTTCGCCCCATTCACACATGAGATCCATGATTGGTTTGAGCGATTCTCCTAATTCACTCAATTCATACTCGACCTTTGGCGGTACTTGGCTGTACACGGTTCTGATGACGATTCCGTCCTCTTCTAGCTCGCGAAGCTGCTGTGTCAGGATTTTTTGGCTAATGTCCGGCATTTGTTTTTTCAATTCGCTCGTTCTTTTGGGGCCGTAGTATAACTGACATAAAATCAAAGTTTTCCATTTCCCCCCTAAAACATCTAGTGTTGCTTCAGAAGGAATCTGGTATGTATGTTTGAGCTTTGGCCTCATCGATTGGCTCTCCTCCCTCATTATTTACGATTTTTACAAGGAACCTTTTTGTTCCTATGTTACTTTTTGGTATTAAAAGCACAAAAAAGTGCGTACTTTTCACCATTCATTATATGGTGCATGATTCGGATATACCAGCACCTTACTTGTCAGTTTTGCTATCGACCGCATCAAAGATTTTGGTGTACAAATTCCTACAGAAATAGAGGGTGTATGATAATGAAGGTACTCACAGTTGTTACCCATCCACGGACCAATTCCTTGACCTTTGCCGTTGCAGAACGTTTCGTACAGGGACTAAAAGATGCAGGACATGAGGTTGAAGTTTTGTATTTGCATCGCAGTGGTTTTCACCCTGTTTTATGGGAGGAAGATGAGCCAGATTGGAACAATGGAGATAAGAAATATTCCGAAGAGGTCGAGATTGAAATGGAAAGGATGAGAAAACACGACGCGTTAGCCTTTATTTTTCCAATCTGGTGGTTCAGCATGCCCGCCATGCTGAAAGGATATATCGATCGCGTCTGGAACAACGGGTTTGCCTATGGCTCACGTAAACTGCATCATAAGCATGCATTGTGGATCGGTCTCGCAGCTGCTCCTGAAGATCATTTTCAAAAAAGAAATTATGACCAAATGATAGCGCATCACCTCAATGTCGGAATCTCCAGTTACGTCGGAATCGACAACTCGAGGGTTGCGTTCCTTTATGACACCTTGGCGCAAAATCCTGCGCATTTCGAACAGCTGTTGGACCGTGCTTATCATCTGGGATTG from the Brevibacillus brevis genome contains:
- a CDS encoding NAD(P)H oxidoreductase; its protein translation is MKVLTVVTHPRTNSLTFAVAERFVQGLKDAGHEVEVLYLHRSGFHPVLWEEDEPDWNNGDKKYSEEVEIEMERMRKHDALAFIFPIWWFSMPAMLKGYIDRVWNNGFAYGSRKLHHKHALWIGLAAAPEDHFQKRNYDQMIAHHLNVGISSYVGIDNSRVAFLYDTLAQNPAHFEQLLDRAYHLGLHYGKKESLSI
- a CDS encoding winged helix-turn-helix transcriptional regulator — translated: MRPKLKHTYQIPSEATLDVLGGKWKTLILCQLYYGPKRTSELKKQMPDISQKILTQQLRELEEDGIVIRTVYSQVPPKVEYELSELGESLKPIMDLMCEWGERYLRGEIPGKKS